From Veillonellaceae bacterium, a single genomic window includes:
- the rpoC gene encoding DNA-directed RNA polymerase subunit beta', with the protein MLDVNNFDSMRIGLASPEQIRKWSHGEVKKPETINYRTLKPERDGLFCEKIFGPTRDWECHCGKYKRIRYKGIVCDRCGVEVTRSKVRRDRMGHIELAAPVSHIWYFKGIPSRMGLILDISPRSLEKVLYFAAYIVIDPGDTPLMRKQLLNESEYRDYRDKYGNAFKVGMGAEAIKRLLEELDLEKMGKELRQELKEVSGQRKIRAIRRLEVVEAFRKSGNNPSWMIMDVIPVIPPELRPMVQLDGGRFATSDLNDLYRRVINRNNRLKRLLDLGAPDIIVRNEKRMLQEAVDALIDNGRRGRPVTGPGNRPLKSLSDMLKGKQGRFRQNLLGKRVDYSGRSVIVVGPELKLHQCGLPKEMALELFKPFVMKKLVNAGHAHNIKSAKRMVERVRGEVWDVLEEVIKEHPVLLNRAPTLHRLGIQAFEPVLSEGRAIKIHPLVCTAYNADFDGDQMAVHVPLSAEAQSEARLLMLSAHNILAPKDGKPIAVPTQDMVLGAYYLTIEKPGAMGEGKIFGNYNEALLAYYHKELHLQAKIKVRVPKYGLVNTTVGRMIFNEVLPEEIRYYTQKEDGWYLGILMDKKQLGKLVAESYQQFGTSKTANVLDAIKKLGYAFACRAGITIAVSDIKIPPEKQEILKNTDAQVEDIDRKYRRGLITEEERYKKTIELWTKATDDVTKAMLNNLDPFNPVYMMANSGARGNIQQIRQLAGMRGLMADPSGRIIDLPIKANFREGLTVLDYFTSTHGARKGLADTALRTADSGYLTRRLVDVAQDVIVREDDCDVVGINLIRERAKLAQSSASAIDFLKDTLLGRVLAEDVIDPKTGEILLPQDTMLDDDNLRLIGEQGVPEIVVRGLSTNIEEDVNPSAINETIVLGQPEEHVRTTLKQAMVREMLGKNTIEAITSSDGVEIVPADTPLSEEHIEQILASDVREVKVRNNKIKGIEVSAIKEGSGVIEPLKDRIIGRISAETITDPETGEVIVPMNAMIDEQLAEKVVKVRDKVKIRSVLTCKSRYGVCIKCYGRNLATGNEVDVGEAVGIIAAQSIGEPGTQLTMRTFHTGGVAGDDITQGLPRVEELFEARKPKRPATITEIDGRAEVRDVKGARKVTIIPDVGEERIYPIPYGARLIVKEGDIVKAGDRLTEGSVNPHDILRVSGLEATQRYLVYEVQKVYKSQGVEINDKHIEVMVRQMMHKAKVEEAGDTTLLPGEYIDINTFEAENDMAVAEGGEPAVARPILLGITKASLATDSFLSAASFQETTRVLTDAAIKGKVDPLLGLKENVIIGKLVPAGTGMSRYRNIKITRQQNELNGAVD; encoded by the coding sequence TTGTTGGATGTAAACAATTTCGACTCAATGCGTATTGGTCTGGCATCGCCCGAACAGATTCGTAAATGGTCGCACGGGGAAGTAAAAAAGCCGGAAACAATAAACTATCGTACACTCAAACCTGAGCGTGACGGCCTATTCTGTGAAAAGATATTTGGTCCAACCCGCGACTGGGAGTGTCACTGCGGTAAATATAAGCGCATCCGTTATAAAGGCATTGTCTGCGATCGCTGCGGGGTTGAAGTAACCCGCTCAAAAGTGCGTCGTGACCGGATGGGTCATATTGAATTGGCGGCGCCTGTATCACATATTTGGTATTTCAAAGGAATTCCTAGCCGCATGGGCCTGATTCTTGATATCTCGCCCCGTTCGCTCGAGAAAGTGCTGTATTTTGCCGCATATATCGTAATCGATCCGGGCGATACACCTTTAATGAGAAAACAGCTGCTTAATGAAAGCGAGTACCGCGACTACCGTGATAAATACGGTAACGCTTTCAAAGTAGGTATGGGTGCTGAAGCTATCAAACGGCTGCTGGAAGAACTTGATTTAGAAAAAATGGGCAAAGAGCTTCGACAGGAACTCAAGGAAGTCAGCGGACAGCGTAAAATTCGCGCCATCCGCCGCCTGGAGGTTGTAGAAGCCTTCCGTAAATCGGGCAATAATCCCAGTTGGATGATTATGGATGTTATTCCAGTAATACCGCCTGAACTGCGGCCAATGGTTCAGCTTGATGGCGGTAGGTTTGCAACATCTGACCTTAATGACCTATATCGCCGAGTAATTAACCGTAATAACCGCCTAAAGCGTTTATTAGATCTTGGCGCTCCTGATATTATTGTCCGGAATGAAAAACGGATGCTGCAAGAAGCTGTTGATGCGTTGATAGATAATGGCCGCCGCGGGCGTCCGGTAACCGGGCCAGGCAATCGTCCCCTTAAATCACTCAGTGATATGCTTAAAGGTAAGCAGGGACGCTTCCGTCAGAACCTACTCGGTAAACGGGTTGACTATTCAGGTCGTTCGGTAATCGTTGTTGGGCCTGAGCTCAAACTTCATCAATGCGGCTTACCTAAGGAAATGGCTCTGGAATTGTTCAAACCGTTTGTAATGAAGAAACTGGTCAATGCCGGCCATGCTCACAATATAAAAAGCGCCAAGCGGATGGTTGAACGGGTACGCGGCGAAGTATGGGACGTTTTAGAAGAAGTTATCAAGGAACATCCTGTACTGCTTAACCGTGCTCCGACGCTTCACCGCCTTGGTATTCAGGCCTTTGAACCTGTTCTTTCTGAAGGCCGCGCCATTAAGATTCACCCGCTGGTATGTACCGCCTACAACGCTGACTTTGACGGCGACCAAATGGCTGTTCACGTACCCCTATCGGCAGAGGCTCAATCAGAAGCCCGCTTGTTAATGCTATCGGCGCATAATATACTTGCGCCTAAAGATGGTAAACCAATTGCTGTACCTACTCAGGATATGGTATTGGGCGCATACTATCTAACGATTGAAAAGCCTGGTGCAATGGGTGAAGGTAAAATCTTCGGCAACTATAACGAGGCTCTTCTAGCCTACTATCATAAAGAACTGCATCTGCAAGCTAAAATTAAAGTCCGAGTTCCGAAGTATGGCCTTGTAAATACTACGGTTGGCCGTATGATCTTCAACGAAGTGCTGCCGGAAGAAATCCGGTATTATACGCAAAAAGAAGACGGCTGGTACTTGGGCATTCTCATGGATAAGAAACAGCTAGGCAAGCTTGTTGCTGAGAGCTACCAACAGTTTGGCACGTCTAAGACAGCTAATGTCCTGGATGCCATTAAAAAGCTAGGTTATGCTTTTGCCTGCCGTGCTGGTATCACTATCGCTGTTTCAGATATTAAGATACCGCCTGAAAAGCAAGAAATCCTTAAAAATACTGATGCCCAAGTAGAAGACATCGACCGGAAATACCGCCGCGGTCTTATCACCGAAGAAGAGCGGTATAAGAAAACTATTGAGCTGTGGACCAAAGCAACTGATGATGTTACTAAGGCTATGCTCAATAACCTTGATCCTTTCAACCCGGTTTACATGATGGCTAATTCTGGCGCTCGCGGTAATATCCAGCAGATTCGTCAGCTGGCCGGTATGCGCGGTCTTATGGCAGACCCGTCCGGCCGAATCATCGACTTGCCTATTAAAGCTAATTTCCGCGAAGGTCTTACCGTACTTGATTACTTCACATCAACACATGGCGCTCGGAAAGGCTTGGCCGATACTGCACTCAGAACAGCCGACTCAGGTTATCTTACCCGTCGTCTGGTTGACGTTGCACAAGATGTCATTGTCCGTGAGGACGACTGTGATGTTGTGGGTATTAACCTTATCAGGGAACGGGCTAAACTTGCGCAATCAAGTGCAAGTGCAATCGACTTCCTCAAAGATACCCTCTTAGGACGTGTCTTGGCTGAAGATGTTATTGATCCTAAGACCGGTGAAATATTGCTGCCGCAAGATACAATGCTTGACGATGACAATCTCCGGTTAATTGGTGAGCAGGGCGTGCCTGAGATTGTGGTGCGCGGTTTGTCGACAAACATCGAAGAAGATGTCAATCCATCAGCTATCAACGAAACAATTGTGCTTGGACAGCCGGAAGAACATGTCCGCACTACGCTCAAGCAAGCTATGGTTCGTGAAATGCTCGGCAAAAATACAATTGAGGCGATTACCTCTAGTGACGGCGTAGAAATCGTTCCGGCAGACACACCGCTTAGCGAGGAACATATAGAACAAATTTTGGCTAGCGATGTCCGGGAAGTAAAAGTTCGCAATAACAAGATTAAGGGCATCGAAGTATCAGCTATCAAAGAAGGTAGCGGGGTCATTGAACCGCTTAAAGATCGGATTATCGGCAGAATATCGGCTGAAACTATTACCGACCCTGAAACAGGCGAAGTTATTGTTCCTATGAACGCTATGATCGATGAGCAATTGGCTGAAAAAGTCGTAAAAGTTCGCGATAAGGTTAAGATTCGTTCAGTACTGACTTGTAAATCGCGTTACGGGGTTTGCATAAAATGTTATGGGCGTAATCTGGCCACAGGAAATGAAGTAGATGTCGGCGAAGCCGTAGGTATTATAGCTGCGCAATCTATCGGTGAGCCTGGTACCCAGCTTACAATGCGTACCTTCCATACCGGCGGTGTAGCTGGCGATGACATTACGCAAGGTTTGCCGAGGGTCGAGGAACTGTTTGAAGCTCGTAAACCTAAGCGCCCGGCAACAATTACAGAAATTGACGGCCGCGCCGAAGTTAGAGATGTAAAAGGCGCGCGCAAAGTAACCATTATTCCGGACGTCGGTGAAGAACGCATCTATCCGATTCCTTATGGTGCTAGGCTGATTGTCAAAGAAGGCGATATCGTCAAAGCTGGTGATCGTCTGACCGAAGGTTCGGTTAACCCCCACGATATCTTACGGGTTAGCGGTTTAGAGGCAACTCAGCGCTATTTGGTTTATGAAGTACAAAAAGTATATAAATCACAGGGCGTTGAAATTAACGATAAACATATCGAAGTAATGGTCCGCCAGATGATGCATAAGGCTAAAGTCGAGGAAGCCGGTGACACCACTCTTCTGCCGGGTGAATATATCGACATTAATACCTTTGAGGCTGAAAATGATATGGCTGTAGCCGAAGGCGGCGAGCCTGCTGTTGCCAGGCCGATTCTCTTGGGTATCACCAAAGCTTCGCTGGCTACCGATTCCTTCCTGTCAGCAGCGTCCTTCCAGGAAACAACTCGGGTCCTGACTGATGCTGCCATTAAAGGCAAAGTGGACCCGCTCTTAGGTCTGAAAGAAAACGTAATTATTGGCAAGCTTGTACCGGCCGGTACTGGTATGAGCCGCTATCGCAATATCAAAATTACTCGTCAACAAAACGAGCTGAATGGAGCAGTAGACTAA